From the genome of Pseudomonas sp. gcc21, one region includes:
- a CDS encoding DUF411 domain-containing protein, with protein sequence MLRNFTSALVATALLGTAATAQAAMPTDATLYKNPDCTCCDEYARLLEIRGIQVTIVDDANMAEIKQQARLPYGLGSCHTMKIGNYHVEGHVPYDAIAELFKQQPAIHGITLPGMPQGSPGMPGPQRSPFEIQQFTDQQAEPFMTL encoded by the coding sequence ATGCTGCGAAACTTTACTTCAGCACTTGTCGCGACTGCACTGCTCGGTACGGCTGCCACCGCCCAGGCAGCAATGCCCACCGACGCGACGCTTTACAAGAATCCTGACTGCACCTGTTGCGACGAATATGCGCGTCTCCTCGAAATCCGCGGTATACAGGTGACCATTGTTGACGACGCCAATATGGCCGAGATCAAACAGCAGGCGCGGCTGCCTTACGGGCTCGGCTCGTGCCACACCATGAAAATCGGCAACTATCATGTGGAAGGGCATGTGCCCTACGACGCCATAGCCGAGCTGTTCAAACAGCAGCCAGCCATCCACGGCATCACCTTGCCCGGGATGCCGCAGGGTAGCCCGGGCATGCCAGGACCGCAGCGTTCGCCCTTCGAGATTCAACAGTTTACCGATCAACAGGCTGAGCCCTTCATGACGCTGTAA
- the uvrY gene encoding UvrY/SirA/GacA family response regulator transcription factor, with translation MIKVLVVDDHDLVRMGISRMLSDVPGLSVVGEADSGESALEQARALKPDVVLMDVRMPGIGGLEATRKLIVQNKDLKVVAVTVCDEEPFPTRLMQAGATGYVTKGAALDEMVTAIRKVYAGQRYMSPDIAQLLITKLYDPSSECPFDSLSEREMQIALMIVNCEKVQSISDKLCLSPKTVNTYRYRIFEKLSIHSDVELALLAVRHGMIETVRY, from the coding sequence TTGATCAAGGTACTCGTGGTTGATGACCATGATCTGGTACGCATGGGCATCAGTCGCATGCTCAGCGATGTGCCGGGCCTCAGTGTCGTAGGCGAGGCCGATAGTGGCGAATCCGCTCTCGAGCAGGCCCGTGCGCTGAAGCCGGACGTAGTGCTGATGGATGTACGTATGCCCGGCATCGGCGGCCTGGAAGCCACCCGTAAACTCATAGTGCAGAACAAGGATCTCAAGGTCGTCGCGGTTACCGTGTGCGACGAAGAGCCGTTCCCGACGCGACTGATGCAGGCCGGCGCTACCGGTTACGTGACCAAGGGCGCGGCACTGGACGAGATGGTGACGGCGATCCGCAAGGTGTACGCGGGGCAGCGCTATATGAGTCCTGATATCGCCCAGCTGTTGATCACCAAACTCTATGATCCGTCCAGCGAATGTCCATTCGATAGCCTCTCCGAACGGGAAATGCAGATCGCGCTGATGATCGTCAATTGCGAGAAGGTGCAGAGCATCTCCGACAAGCTTTGCCTGAGTCCCAAGACCGTCAATACCTACCGCTACCGCATTTTCGAGAAGCTGAGTATCCACAGTGACGTCGAGCTGGCGCTGCTTGCTGTACGCCACGGCATGATCGAAACCGTACGCTATTGA
- a CDS encoding PolC-type DNA polymerase III, whose translation MSALAWLPRLRAPKLTEEQQERRAALPPAQPFDDTPLQDTRLVVLDLETSGLNVHRDLILSIGAVAIEQGAIHFGEQFERTVFRPNHQVTETVLIHGISPSAIEQGGAAATTLLDFMEFAGECVFLAYHAPFDYRMLSRGLRLDLGHKLRHKFVDIAELAPMVCPEAELNRASLDDWAAYFGLNNSQRHNAAADAMITAEITLILLSKARAQGIVTLADMHTRLGHWRHLRQARSGGI comes from the coding sequence ATGAGTGCGCTGGCCTGGCTGCCAAGACTGCGCGCACCCAAGCTGACGGAAGAGCAGCAGGAACGCCGCGCCGCCCTGCCCCCCGCGCAGCCCTTCGATGACACGCCCTTGCAGGACACCCGCCTGGTAGTACTTGACCTGGAGACCAGCGGACTGAACGTGCACCGGGACCTGATACTATCCATCGGCGCGGTCGCCATTGAACAGGGCGCCATCCATTTTGGGGAACAGTTTGAACGGACTGTATTTCGTCCCAACCACCAGGTGACCGAGACCGTGCTGATCCACGGCATTTCGCCCAGCGCCATTGAGCAAGGCGGCGCAGCGGCCACGACCTTGCTGGATTTCATGGAATTCGCAGGCGAGTGTGTTTTCCTCGCCTACCACGCGCCCTTCGATTACCGAATGCTATCCCGCGGCCTGCGTCTGGATCTGGGGCACAAGCTGCGGCACAAGTTTGTCGATATCGCCGAGCTGGCGCCGATGGTCTGTCCCGAAGCTGAACTCAACCGCGCCTCACTGGATGACTGGGCAGCCTATTTCGGACTGAACAACAGCCAGCGCCACAACGCGGCGGCGGATGCGATGATAACCGCCGAAATAACACTGATTTTGCTGAGTAAAGCCCGCGCCCAGGGCATTGTGACCCTCGCCGACATGCACACCCGACTGGGCCACTGGCGTCACCTGCGGCAAGCTCGCAGCGGCGGCATCTAG
- a CDS encoding acyl-CoA dehydrogenase family protein encodes MDFAYSPATQTLRLQVREFLDQHIVPRLGQWQSEVAAGQFPVSFMADLKALAREEGLWNLFLPSLCDDEPGTRLTNLEYAPLAEIMGRVSWASEVFNCNAPDTGNMELLHMFATPEQRERWLQPLLEGEIRSAFAMTEPDVASSDASNIQTLIRRDGDDYVVNGRKWFITNASHPDCKFLIVMGKTDPDGEPRKQQSMLIVPFDTPGVELVRNIPVMHHVSPEGHSELVFRNVRVPATNLLGNEGDGFMMAQARLGPGRVHHCMRAIGMAELALELMVDRAQERRTFGRYLHQHGSISDWIARSRMEIEQARLLVLKTAWMIDQSGAREARREIAMIKAVVPAMLGNVIDRAMQVFGAMGLTPDTPLADLWISSRALRIADGPDEVHLRSIARMEIEAGQERRGSSSDYLTPPDVLRTDHKH; translated from the coding sequence ATGGATTTTGCATACAGTCCCGCCACCCAAACGCTGCGTCTCCAGGTGCGCGAGTTTCTTGACCAGCATATCGTGCCACGCCTGGGTCAATGGCAGAGTGAAGTCGCGGCAGGCCAGTTTCCTGTTTCGTTCATGGCCGACCTCAAAGCGCTGGCTCGTGAGGAGGGACTGTGGAATCTGTTTCTGCCGTCCTTGTGTGATGACGAGCCGGGTACGCGTCTGACCAATCTCGAATACGCGCCTTTGGCGGAAATCATGGGGAGGGTCAGCTGGGCTTCCGAGGTGTTCAATTGCAACGCGCCGGATACCGGCAACATGGAATTGCTGCATATGTTTGCGACGCCGGAACAGCGCGAACGTTGGCTGCAGCCACTGCTTGAAGGCGAAATACGTTCGGCGTTTGCCATGACCGAGCCGGATGTGGCCTCCTCGGACGCCAGCAATATCCAGACGTTGATCCGCCGCGATGGCGACGACTATGTGGTAAACGGGCGCAAATGGTTCATTACCAATGCCTCACACCCTGATTGCAAGTTCCTGATCGTGATGGGCAAGACTGATCCGGACGGAGAGCCGCGCAAACAGCAGAGCATGCTCATCGTGCCGTTCGATACCCCCGGCGTGGAGTTGGTACGCAACATTCCTGTGATGCACCACGTCTCACCTGAGGGGCATAGCGAACTGGTATTCCGTAACGTGCGCGTGCCAGCAACCAATCTGTTGGGTAATGAAGGCGACGGTTTCATGATGGCTCAGGCGCGGCTGGGGCCGGGCAGGGTGCACCATTGCATGCGCGCTATCGGTATGGCCGAGCTGGCGCTGGAACTGATGGTCGATCGCGCGCAGGAGCGTCGTACCTTCGGTCGTTATCTGCATCAGCACGGCAGTATTTCCGACTGGATTGCGCGTTCGCGTATGGAGATCGAACAGGCTCGCCTGCTGGTATTGAAAACGGCCTGGATGATTGACCAGAGCGGCGCGCGCGAGGCACGTCGGGAGATCGCCATGATCAAGGCCGTTGTACCCGCCATGCTCGGCAATGTAATCGATCGCGCTATGCAGGTATTCGGTGCCATGGGCTTGACCCCGGATACGCCCCTGGCCGATTTGTGGATCAGCTCCCGCGCACTACGCATCGCTGACGGGCCTGATGAAGTGCACCTGCGCAGCATTGCCCGGATGGAGATTGAGGCAGGTCAAGAGCGACGGGGTAGCAGCAGTGATTATCTGACCCCACCCGATGTGCTGCGCACTGACCACAAGCACTAA
- the pgsA gene encoding CDP-diacylglycerol--glycerol-3-phosphate 3-phosphatidyltransferase, with amino-acid sequence MNIPNVLTLMRVGLIPIFILLYYLPYPWSYLAASVVFTLASITDWLDGYLARKLEQSTPFGAFLDPVADKLMVAVALVLLVQSHANFWVTAPAMVIIGREIVISALREWMAELGARAQVAVSRLGKYKTAAQMVALVVLLANTPDITNWVILGYVLLMISAVLTLWSMYVYLRAAWPYMSMDSDQKIDR; translated from the coding sequence ATGAACATTCCTAACGTTTTGACCCTGATGCGGGTCGGCTTGATTCCGATCTTCATCCTGCTTTACTACCTGCCTTATCCCTGGAGCTACCTGGCCGCTTCTGTGGTGTTCACCCTGGCCAGCATCACTGACTGGCTGGACGGCTACCTCGCACGCAAGCTCGAGCAAAGTACTCCTTTCGGCGCTTTTCTTGATCCTGTAGCTGACAAACTGATGGTGGCGGTGGCGTTGGTGCTGCTGGTGCAGAGCCACGCCAATTTCTGGGTGACTGCCCCGGCGATGGTGATTATCGGACGTGAGATCGTGATTTCAGCGCTTCGCGAATGGATGGCTGAACTGGGCGCGCGGGCGCAGGTAGCGGTCTCCCGGTTGGGCAAATACAAGACCGCCGCGCAGATGGTCGCACTGGTGGTGCTGCTGGCCAACACTCCGGATATCACTAACTGGGTGATACTTGGCTATGTGCTGTTGATGATTTCTGCGGTGCTGACGCTGTGGTCGATGTACGTGTATCTGCGCGCTGCATGGCCGTATATGAGCATGGACAGTGATCAAAAGATCGACAGATAA
- the uvrC gene encoding excinuclease ABC subunit UvrC — protein sequence MHTEFDAQAFLATASNKPGVYRMLDEQGTLLYVGKAKNLRKRLSSYFRKTGLSPKTEALVARIRQIDTTITANETEALLLEQSLIKASRPPYNILLRDDKSYPYVFLSSEDDFPRLGLHRGTKRAKGRYFGPYPSAGAIRESLGLLQKAFKVRQCDDSYYRNRTRPCLQYQIKRCKGPCVGLVDKLEYEQDVRHSVMFLEGRSNALADELHRSMDAAAENLDFERAAELRDQIALLRRVQDQQNVDTEHGNVDVIAASVSPGGACVHVIMVRQGRVLGSKNHFPRVPIEQTPGEVLAAFLPQYYLGDAERELPREIIVNATHDDLPVIAEALAVARGFGVTISHRVRGTRSRWQNMAVTNADAALAGMLSNKQNMQARFEALQEALKLDEMPTRLECYDISHSSGEATVASCVVFGPEGPIKSDYRRFNIEGVTAGDDYAAMRQALSRRFNRLKDGEGKMPDILLVDGGKGQMSMALDVLGELMVHDLTLLGVAKGVTRKAGMETLYLNDPHNELVLPGHSPALHLIQQIRDEAHRFAITGHRQRRGKTRNTSTLEGIAGVGPKRRRDLLRHFGGLQELKRASAIEIGKAPGISRKLAEQIYAALHSD from the coding sequence ATCCACACGGAATTCGATGCGCAGGCCTTTCTGGCTACCGCAAGCAACAAACCCGGCGTCTACCGTATGCTCGACGAGCAGGGCACACTGCTCTATGTCGGCAAGGCAAAGAACCTCAGGAAGCGTCTGTCGAGCTACTTTCGCAAGACGGGCCTGAGCCCCAAGACCGAAGCACTGGTCGCGCGCATCCGTCAGATCGACACCACCATCACCGCCAACGAAACCGAGGCGCTGCTGCTTGAGCAAAGCCTGATCAAGGCGTCCCGGCCGCCGTACAACATCCTGTTGCGGGACGATAAATCCTATCCCTACGTGTTTCTGTCCAGCGAAGATGACTTCCCCCGGCTGGGCCTGCATCGCGGCACCAAAAGAGCCAAGGGGCGCTATTTCGGTCCCTATCCCAGTGCCGGCGCGATTCGCGAGAGCCTCGGTCTGCTGCAGAAGGCATTCAAGGTTCGGCAATGTGATGACAGCTATTACCGCAACCGCACGCGGCCCTGCCTGCAATACCAGATCAAACGCTGTAAGGGACCGTGCGTAGGCCTGGTCGACAAGCTCGAGTACGAACAGGATGTGCGGCATTCGGTGATGTTTCTCGAGGGGCGCAGCAACGCGCTGGCCGATGAGTTGCACCGTTCGATGGACGCCGCTGCAGAAAATCTGGATTTCGAACGCGCCGCTGAACTGCGTGACCAGATTGCCTTGTTGCGCCGGGTTCAGGATCAGCAGAACGTCGATACCGAACATGGCAATGTTGATGTAATTGCCGCCTCCGTCTCACCCGGTGGCGCCTGCGTGCACGTCATCATGGTTCGACAGGGCAGGGTGCTGGGCAGCAAGAACCATTTTCCGCGCGTGCCTATCGAACAGACGCCAGGTGAAGTGCTTGCCGCCTTCCTGCCGCAATACTATCTGGGCGATGCCGAGCGTGAGCTGCCACGGGAAATCATCGTCAATGCGACCCATGACGATCTGCCGGTCATTGCTGAGGCATTGGCCGTGGCGCGCGGGTTCGGCGTGACGATCAGCCACCGCGTGCGCGGTACGCGCAGCCGCTGGCAGAACATGGCCGTGACCAACGCTGACGCAGCGCTGGCCGGCATGCTATCGAACAAGCAGAACATGCAGGCACGCTTCGAGGCGCTGCAGGAAGCGCTCAAACTCGACGAAATGCCGACCCGCCTGGAGTGTTACGACATAAGCCACTCGAGCGGGGAGGCGACTGTCGCTTCCTGCGTAGTGTTCGGCCCTGAAGGTCCGATCAAGAGTGACTACCGGCGCTTCAATATCGAAGGCGTTACCGCCGGTGATGACTACGCCGCCATGCGCCAGGCTTTAAGCCGGCGGTTCAACAGGCTCAAGGACGGCGAGGGCAAGATGCCGGATATCCTGTTGGTGGACGGCGGCAAGGGGCAGATGAGCATGGCCCTGGACGTTCTCGGAGAACTGATGGTGCATGATCTGACGCTACTTGGTGTGGCCAAGGGCGTGACCCGCAAGGCAGGCATGGAAACCTTGTACCTGAACGACCCCCACAACGAGCTGGTATTGCCCGGCCATTCCCCGGCACTGCATCTGATCCAGCAGATCCGTGACGAGGCGCACCGGTTCGCCATTACAGGTCACCGACAGCGGCGGGGCAAGACGCGCAACACCTCGACGCTCGAAGGCATCGCAGGCGTCGGACCAAAGCGCCGGCGTGACCTGCTCAGACACTTCGGTGGCCTGCAGGAACTGAAGCGCGCCAGCGCCATCGAAATCGGCAAGGCGCCTGGTATAAGCAGAAAGTTGGCGGAACAGATTTATGCCGCGCTACATAGTGATTAG
- a CDS encoding propionyl-CoA synthetase — protein sequence MTQTHTYQHDYQQSITQPEIFWAEQAGKLAWHTQPTNIVSQDEDGQHQWFADGKLNTAWLALDAHVQAGRGSQTAIIYDSPVTGCKQQITYDGLTAKVARCAGMLKELGVGKGDRVVIYMPMIPEAVIAMLGCARLGAVHCVVFGGFAPHELAVRIDDAKADILLTASCGIETDRLIDYKPLVDAAINEAAHPVRHCVVFQRPQCPSTLQPGRDIDWKQAMDCAHPVDAVPVNSTDPLYVLYTSGTTGKPKGVVRDHGGHAVALRYSMQAVYGAQTGDVFWAASDVGWVVGHSYIVYGPLLAGCTTVLYEGKPVRTPDAGSFWRVCEEYGVKTLFAAPTAFRAIRKEDPDAELARQYDLSRLERLFLAGERLDPPTWDWLQAHFGIPVIDHWWQTETGWAIAANPAGYEIQEAKPGSATWPMPGYQLEILDDEGLALESGTQGNICLKLPLPPGCLTGIWGNPERYRAGYLEKFPGYYQSGDAGYIDRDGYVFVMGRTDDIINVAGHRLSTGEMEEVVGSHSAVAECAVIGVADEIKGELPLGLVVLKNGVDISEQELSAELRTLIRLDIGALACFQGALIVPRLPKTRSGKILRRLMRQMANGEAYSIPSTIDDPGCLEELAAKLTGGRLAAAS from the coding sequence ATGACCCAAACCCATACCTATCAGCACGACTATCAGCAATCGATCACTCAGCCGGAAATCTTCTGGGCCGAACAGGCCGGCAAACTGGCGTGGCATACCCAGCCAACGAACATCGTCAGCCAGGATGAAGACGGCCAGCATCAGTGGTTTGCCGACGGCAAGCTCAATACCGCCTGGTTGGCACTGGACGCTCACGTCCAGGCGGGGCGGGGCAGCCAGACGGCGATTATCTACGATTCGCCGGTGACCGGCTGCAAACAGCAGATCACCTATGACGGCCTGACCGCCAAGGTGGCGCGTTGCGCTGGCATGCTCAAGGAATTGGGGGTCGGCAAAGGTGATCGCGTGGTGATCTATATGCCCATGATTCCCGAAGCCGTCATCGCCATGCTCGGCTGCGCGCGCCTGGGAGCGGTCCACTGCGTTGTATTCGGCGGTTTCGCTCCGCACGAGCTTGCGGTCCGGATTGACGACGCCAAGGCAGATATTCTGTTGACCGCATCCTGTGGCATCGAAACCGACAGGCTGATCGATTACAAGCCGCTGGTGGACGCTGCAATCAATGAGGCCGCTCACCCGGTTCGCCACTGTGTCGTGTTTCAGCGTCCACAGTGCCCGTCTACCCTGCAACCCGGTCGTGATATCGACTGGAAACAGGCCATGGACTGCGCACACCCGGTCGATGCCGTTCCGGTGAATTCAACTGATCCGCTGTATGTGCTCTATACCTCCGGCACGACCGGCAAGCCCAAGGGTGTGGTGCGCGATCACGGTGGGCATGCGGTGGCGCTGCGCTATAGCATGCAGGCGGTTTACGGCGCGCAGACTGGCGACGTGTTCTGGGCTGCGTCGGATGTGGGCTGGGTCGTCGGGCATTCATACATCGTCTACGGTCCGCTGCTGGCTGGTTGCACCACGGTGCTGTACGAAGGCAAACCGGTCCGCACCCCGGACGCCGGCTCCTTCTGGCGGGTCTGCGAGGAATACGGCGTCAAGACGCTTTTCGCCGCGCCGACTGCATTCCGTGCCATCCGCAAGGAAGATCCCGATGCCGAGCTGGCGCGACAGTACGATCTGAGCCGGCTTGAGCGGTTGTTCCTCGCCGGGGAAAGGCTTGATCCGCCGACCTGGGACTGGCTGCAGGCGCATTTCGGTATCCCGGTAATCGACCACTGGTGGCAAACGGAAACCGGCTGGGCGATCGCAGCCAACCCTGCAGGGTACGAGATTCAGGAGGCCAAGCCCGGTTCGGCCACCTGGCCGATGCCAGGTTATCAGCTCGAGATTCTGGATGACGAGGGCCTGGCTCTCGAATCCGGCACGCAGGGTAATATCTGCTTGAAGCTGCCCTTGCCGCCGGGTTGTCTCACAGGGATATGGGGCAATCCCGAGCGCTACCGCGCCGGATACCTTGAGAAATTCCCCGGCTACTATCAGTCCGGTGATGCCGGATATATCGACCGCGATGGCTACGTCTTCGTCATGGGTCGTACGGACGACATCATCAATGTCGCAGGTCACAGGCTGTCCACCGGCGAAATGGAGGAAGTGGTTGGCTCGCATTCAGCGGTAGCAGAATGCGCGGTGATCGGAGTGGCTGACGAGATCAAGGGCGAACTGCCGCTGGGGTTGGTGGTGCTGAAGAACGGTGTAGATATTTCCGAGCAGGAACTCAGCGCCGAGCTGCGTACCTTGATCCGGCTGGATATCGGCGCGCTCGCGTGTTTTCAGGGTGCGCTGATCGTGCCACGTCTGCCCAAGACCCGCTCCGGCAAGATTCTGCGCCGACTCATGCGGCAAATGGCCAACGGCGAAGCGTACAGCATCCCGTCGACCATTGATGATCCGGGCTGTCTGGAGGAGTTGGCCGCCAAACTGACCGGTGGCAGACTCGCCGCGGCAAGCTAG
- a CDS encoding putative nucleotidyltransferase substrate binding domain-containing protein has protein sequence MTKEEAFSQAGKTAVMQNVHGTMAFLQSYPPFNAMEASHLAWMVEHCQLRFYAKGESIIRPQQGVVQDFYVVKQGLIRGERLVPGQPTPDTTFEIGVGECFPLAALVGERATRTEHIASEDCFCLTLPRVHFVKLFKLSTVFRDFALRGVSSLLDQVNQQAQTQAAEQLGEQYSLETRLDVLATRAPVTCQPDTPVREAVKRMHEASVGSIIITDPGTRPLGIFTLRDLRAMVADGGVGLDAAISEVMTASPFHLSPSHTAFDAAIAMTSRHIAHVCVVRDDELVGVLSERDLFSLQRVDLVHLARTIRQAPDVDALVAMREDIRRLAESMLAHGASSTQITRIITLLNDHTVCRVIELCIEQHGDPAVPFTWLVFGSEGRSEQTLHTDQDNGILFEADSPAQAEQFRTQLLPLADRINHVLARCGFTLCKGNIMANNPELCLSRTEWAERFDRFIRTTTPENLLSSSIYFDFRVIWGDASGAHRLFEAVLDKVASNTLFQNRMAQNALMFRPPIGRFRDFVLARSGAEKDTLDLKTQGLTPFVDGARLLALANGISECNTLERFRQLCDAGVIEPLDAGAYEEAYHFIQLTRMQQHQKQARAGEPFSNRVDPDTLNHLDRRILRESFRQAKRLQSSLALRYQL, from the coding sequence ATGACAAAAGAAGAAGCCTTTTCGCAGGCGGGCAAAACGGCGGTCATGCAGAACGTGCATGGCACCATGGCCTTCCTGCAGAGCTACCCGCCATTCAACGCCATGGAAGCCAGCCATCTCGCCTGGATGGTCGAGCACTGCCAGCTGCGCTTCTATGCCAAAGGCGAGTCGATTATCCGCCCGCAGCAAGGCGTGGTGCAGGACTTCTACGTCGTCAAACAGGGCCTGATTCGCGGGGAACGATTGGTCCCCGGCCAGCCAACGCCTGACACCACGTTCGAGATCGGCGTGGGTGAATGCTTCCCGCTGGCAGCACTGGTCGGCGAACGTGCCACCCGCACAGAGCATATCGCCAGCGAAGACTGTTTTTGCCTGACCCTGCCGCGTGTTCACTTCGTCAAACTGTTCAAGCTATCAACCGTGTTCCGCGACTTTGCGCTGCGTGGCGTGAGCAGCCTGCTCGACCAGGTCAACCAGCAGGCGCAGACCCAAGCGGCCGAACAGCTGGGCGAGCAGTATTCGCTGGAGACCAGACTGGATGTACTGGCAACCCGGGCGCCTGTCACCTGCCAGCCCGATACGCCGGTACGCGAGGCGGTAAAGCGCATGCATGAGGCCAGCGTCGGCAGCATCATCATTACCGATCCAGGAACGCGTCCGCTGGGCATCTTCACGCTTCGCGACCTGCGCGCCATGGTCGCTGACGGCGGTGTCGGGCTCGACGCCGCCATCAGCGAAGTCATGACCGCCTCGCCTTTTCATCTATCGCCGTCCCACACTGCATTCGATGCCGCGATCGCGATGACCAGCCGTCATATTGCTCATGTCTGCGTGGTCCGGGACGACGAGCTGGTAGGTGTTCTTTCCGAGCGTGACCTGTTCTCCCTGCAACGTGTCGACCTGGTGCATCTGGCACGCACCATTCGTCAGGCCCCTGACGTGGACGCATTGGTAGCCATGCGGGAGGATATTCGGCGCCTGGCTGAAAGCATGCTGGCGCACGGTGCGTCCTCTACCCAAATTACACGGATTATCACGCTGCTCAACGACCACACCGTGTGTCGGGTGATCGAGTTGTGCATCGAACAGCATGGCGATCCGGCTGTACCCTTCACCTGGCTGGTCTTTGGCAGCGAGGGCCGGAGCGAGCAGACGCTGCATACCGATCAGGACAACGGCATTCTGTTCGAAGCCGACTCTCCGGCTCAGGCCGAACAGTTTCGTACGCAGCTGCTACCTCTGGCGGATCGTATCAACCATGTCCTCGCCCGATGCGGCTTCACGCTGTGCAAGGGCAACATCATGGCCAACAACCCCGAGCTGTGTCTGTCGCGTACAGAATGGGCCGAGCGTTTCGACCGGTTCATTCGCACCACCACACCGGAAAACCTGCTTTCCTCATCGATCTACTTCGACTTCCGAGTGATCTGGGGTGATGCGTCCGGCGCGCACAGACTGTTCGAGGCAGTGCTGGACAAGGTCGCAAGCAACACCCTGTTCCAGAACCGCATGGCCCAGAACGCGCTGATGTTCCGCCCTCCGATTGGTCGGTTTCGCGACTTCGTACTGGCACGTAGCGGCGCAGAAAAAGACACGCTTGATCTCAAAACGCAGGGTTTAACGCCCTTTGTGGACGGCGCCCGGCTGTTGGCACTTGCCAATGGCATCAGCGAATGCAATACGCTCGAACGATTCCGCCAGCTGTGTGATGCCGGCGTGATCGAACCGCTGGATGCCGGAGCCTATGAAGAGGCTTATCACTTCATTCAATTGACACGTATGCAGCAGCACCAGAAGCAGGCCCGGGCAGGTGAACCCTTCAGTAACCGAGTTGACCCCGACACGCTGAATCACCTGGACCGCCGCATCCTGCGTGAATCCTTTCGCCAGGCCAAACGTCTGCAATCCAGCCTGGCGCTGAGGTATCAGCTATGA
- the nirK gene encoding copper-containing nitrite reductase, with the protein MRTFLLYLFTFCGLVGFGAPAFADHPGDTADVKYVPDVVFTLRTDIADGKLVYVSEAGPTKGQINPEMRVAEGAVVQVNVVNGDGAIHDFAIPDFSVKSDQIGGKGSATAVVFRASKSGTFEYLCTLPGHKAAGMFGKLIVGDPQETTASNFPDLSKNPSEVGEPVGNRGPKEVTFELETTEVEGRLSDGASYKFWTFNNTVPGPMMRVRVGDTVNINMKNSIDSAHIHSIDLHAVTGPGGGAAVTQAAPGHSKSFSFKAMAPGLYVYHCATPMVAQHITNGMYGMILVEPEGGLSPVDREYYVMQGELYTAQRHGSSGLQEFSLDKLLDERPEHMMFNGSMDALSATHSMESEVGETVRIFFGVGGPNLVSSFHVIGEIFDRVYDQASLTSPPLTDVQTTLVPPGGATMVEFDTEYPGKYILVDHALSRAEKGLVGILTVNGEANAEIFETEEAVDHASGH; encoded by the coding sequence ATGAGAACCTTCCTTCTCTATCTTTTTACCTTTTGCGGACTCGTCGGATTCGGCGCGCCTGCATTCGCTGACCACCCCGGCGATACTGCGGACGTCAAGTATGTGCCGGACGTTGTCTTTACCCTTCGAACCGATATAGCAGATGGCAAGCTGGTCTATGTCAGTGAAGCGGGTCCAACCAAGGGCCAGATCAACCCAGAGATGCGGGTTGCCGAGGGCGCAGTGGTGCAGGTCAACGTCGTGAACGGCGATGGTGCCATCCATGATTTCGCGATTCCCGATTTCAGCGTGAAATCCGATCAGATCGGCGGCAAGGGCTCGGCGACTGCAGTGGTGTTCCGTGCCAGCAAGAGCGGCACCTTCGAATACCTCTGCACGCTGCCAGGTCATAAGGCTGCGGGGATGTTCGGCAAGCTGATCGTAGGCGATCCGCAGGAAACCACCGCGAGCAACTTCCCAGATCTGTCAAAGAACCCAAGCGAAGTCGGTGAGCCGGTCGGTAATCGCGGACCGAAGGAAGTGACTTTTGAACTGGAGACCACTGAGGTCGAAGGTCGTCTGAGCGACGGTGCAAGCTATAAGTTCTGGACTTTCAACAATACTGTTCCGGGTCCGATGATGCGTGTACGGGTAGGCGATACCGTCAACATCAACATGAAGAACTCAATTGATAGCGCGCACATTCACTCAATCGACCTGCATGCGGTAACTGGACCTGGCGGTGGTGCTGCGGTTACCCAGGCTGCACCCGGCCACAGCAAGAGCTTCTCGTTCAAGGCAATGGCGCCCGGCCTGTATGTTTACCACTGCGCTACGCCGATGGTGGCTCAGCACATCACCAATGGTATGTACGGCATGATTCTGGTCGAACCTGAAGGTGGTCTGTCTCCGGTTGATCGTGAGTACTATGTCATGCAGGGCGAGCTGTACACTGCACAGCGTCACGGTTCATCCGGTCTGCAGGAGTTTTCGCTGGACAAACTGCTCGACGAGCGTCCTGAGCACATGATGTTCAACGGCTCCATGGATGCGCTGTCTGCCACCCATAGCATGGAATCTGAAGTAGGCGAGACTGTACGGATCTTCTTCGGTGTGGGCGGCCCCAACCTGGTGTCCAGCTTCCACGTGATTGGCGAGATCTTTGACCGTGTATACGATCAGGCCTCACTGACCAGCCCTCCGCTGACCGATGTGCAAACCACACTGGTTCCTCCGGGCGGCGCCACCATGGTTGAGTTCGATACTGAATATCCAGGCAAGTACATTCTGGTGGACCACGCTCTGTCCCGCGCAGAAAAAGGTCTGGTCGGTATCCTGACTGTCAACGGTGAAGCTAACGCGGAGATTTTCGAAACCGAGGAGGCAGTAGACCACGCTAGCGGGCACTAA